In a genomic window of Lactuca sativa chloroplast, complete genome:
- the rpl23 gene encoding ribosomal protein L23, whose amino-acid sequence MDGIRYAVFTDKSIQLLGKNQYTSNVESGSTRTEIKHWVELFFGVKVIAMNSHRLRGKARRMGPIMGQTMHYRRMIITLQPGYSIPPLRKKRT is encoded by the coding sequence ATGGATGGAATCAGGTATGCAGTATTTACAGACAAAAGTATTCAGTTATTGGGGAAAAATCAATATACTTCTAATGTCGAATCAGGATCAACTAGGACAGAAATAAAGCATTGGGTCGAACTCTTCTTTGGTGTCAAGGTAATCGCGATGAATAGTCATCGACTTCGGGGAAAGGCTAGAAGAATGGGACCCATTATGGGACAGACAATGCATTACAGACGTATGATCATTACGCTTCAACCGGGTTATTCTATTCCACCTCTTAGAAAGAAAAGAACTTAA